GAACCAAGTGCGCACAATTTCCATCACGGTTCGCCCCAGCAAAGTGGAGAAGGACCTCTTGGCGCGCCCTTTGCGCAAAGGGGCAACCTTTGTTGAGTTTTGGCACTCCTTGCCGTCCATTCTCGCCGCCAAAGAGTTGCGGGAATTGGTGGACGCTGTCGTGCGAGCCCGCCGCGACGGTCGTCCTGTCATCGCTCTGTTCGGCGCCCATGTCATCAAGGTCGGTTTATCGCCCATCGTTATCCAACTCGTGCGTGAGGGAATTTTGACGGCTCTGGCGGTCAACGGGGCGACCGCCTACCACGATGTGGAGTTGGCGCTCTTTGGACGCACCAGCGAAGATGTCACCGCTGGCATGCAAGCGGGCGTTTTCGGCATGGCGAAAGAACCTTGCGATTTCATCAACGCCGCCGCCCAACGCGCCGCACAAAGGGGAATCGGCTTGGGACAAGCCATCGGTGAAGCCCTGCTGGAAAGCAACGGTCCGTTCGTGCAACACAGCGTCCTCGCCCAGTCCGTCGCACTGGGCGTGCCCGTCACAGTTCATGTCGCCTTCGGCACCGATGTCAACCACATGCACGGCAGTTTTGACCCGGCGTCGTGGGGCGTCGCGACGCACCATGACTTCCGCCTGCTGTGTCGGTTGGTGCGCGATTTGACCGACGGCGTGGTGTTGCTGTGGGGTTCGGCGGTGGTGTTGCCGACCGTGTTGGAAAAGGCTTTGACCGTCGCCCGCAACTTATGGGGCGAACCGCAACGGTTTGTCGGCGCCACTTTTGACTTCATCCGCCACTATCGGGCTTGGCGCAACCCACCGGAAAAAGCCGACGCCCTCGGCGGTAAAGGCTATTACTTGACAGGGCATCACGAATTGCTTATCCCACTTTTTGCCCAAGCCGTGTTGGAACAGTGGTAGCGAAGCGGTCAACGAACCGCGAGGTCCAACGCCGTTGACACAAACAACAATACGCTGACAACGCCGTTGACCGTGAAAAACGCCGTGTTGACTTTTTGTGGGTTGCCCGGTTCGGCGATGGTGTGTTCGTAAGCGATGAACGCCACGGTGAACAGCCATGCCGTCCAGAAAATAGCCCCCAAGCCGACGACTTTGCCGAAGGCTGCCAACGCCGTCAGAAACACCGCGTGCAACAGGCGGGCGCCCCACAAGGCTTTCTGCGCCCCCAACCGCACGACCAACGAGTGTAACCCCACTTGTCGGTCAAAAGTTTCGTCCAGCGTCGCGTAGATGATGTCAAAGCCGGCGACCCAACAAGTGACCGCCAGCATCAGCAGTAGCGGGGGCAACTCAATCGCGCCTTTCAAGGCGATCCAAGCGCCGACGGGCGCAATGCCCAACGCTGAGCCTAACCACACATGCGACCAATCGGTGAACCGTTTGGCGTAAGAGTAGCCGAACAGCCACGCCAGCGTCGGGAACGACAGCCAAAACGCCAACCGGTTGAGTTGATAAGCGGCGAAAATAAACACGACAGCGGCGGCGAGGACAAATGCCCATGCCTGCCGTAAGGTCAACTTGCCCGTCGGCAGTTCCCGGTTGCGCGTGCGTGGGTTGAGACGGTCAAACTCCAAGTCGGCGATGCGGTTAAAACCCATCGCAGCAGACCGCGCACCGACCGCCGCCACGACGATCCAAAACAGTTGCCGCAGAGGCGGAACGCCCCCGGCACAGACCCACGCCGATGTCAAGGCAAAAGGCAGTGCAAAAACGGTGTGTTCAAATCGCACGAACGCTAGGTAAGTGCGGATGCGTTGCATCCTTTACCCTCCTACGGCGCATTGGTCGGCGACGACGGGGCGAGGGCGCGAAAACGCTTGGTTTCCGCGACGGCGTGGCGGGCAATTTCGGCGCGTTTGCCGCTAAGCCGCAAAGCGTATTCTGTGGCGATCCCTAAGCCGCAAAACACAGCGCCGAGCGCCATCGCGGCTACCGTTGCGGTCAGCCACATCGCTTTTGTCCACGCACTTGCGACGATGCCGACCAATGTCAACGCCGCGACAGTTGTCCCGTAAGCGACCATGCCGGCAAAGGGTTGTTGTCCGTAACGCGCTAAAAAGACCAGCAACGGCAAGTCCTTCAAAACGGCAAACACCCGTTTCAGCCCATACTTGGACTGACCGACGGTGCGGGGACGATGATGGACGACCACTTCGGCGATCCGTGCGCCCTTGGCAGCGCAGTAGATGGGCATGTAGCGGTGATGCAAGCCTTCACGGGCGAGGCTTTGCAGCACCCACGCCCGATATGCCCGCAGCGAACAACCCAAATCATGCACCGGCACGCCGGTCGCCCAAGCGAGGAGGGCGTTGGCGAACCGTGACGGCAAGGTCTTCGTCAGCGGGTCTTTGCGGTCGCGGCGCCATCCGGACACGACATCAAACCCTTCCGACAATTTGCCAAGCAACTTCGGGATGTCAGCGGGGTCGTTTTGGCGGTCAGCGTCCATCAGCACAATGACATCGCCGCTGGCGTGCAAAATGCCGACCGTCGTCGCCATCGTTTGCCCGCAATTGCCTTTGAGCCGCACCAGCAAAAGGTCATCCAGCGGCGGGGTGACGGCAGGGGCGACCTGCTCAACCTCTAACGGCGAGCCGTCGGTGCTGCCATCGTCCACGACGATGACCTCGGTCGGCGAGGGCAACTTCGCCGCTACATCGGCGATTTCCCGCAGTAACGGGGCAAGGTTGCCCCGCTCATTGTAAGCCGGTAGGATGATGGACAACCGCTTGTCCAGCATCGTGGTATCACCGACCCATTGGGTTCATGCCTGTCCGCAAATCTCAGAGGGCAGCGCCACAGCGCTGCCGCAGATGGAGCATGCACCTGATGAAATGCGCCCTTCAAAGAGCGGGCTCCCTCCGCGCCGCAATTGGGGCGCGGTTGAGGACAGGCGCCCACCGATTACGGCGGGGCGATGTGGTGGAAGACTTGAAAGAGATTGACTTTCCCGAACGGAGCGACCAAAGCGAAACCTTGTTTGCCTCGCTGCCACATCAGCACATGGGTGTCTGCGACGACCGTGCAAGTGAGCGGTTGACCGTTGATAACCAGCCGCTCCGCAGCCGGCGCTTGCAAAGGTAACTGGTCAGTATTGAACTGCAACAGCAAGACGGGCGAACGCTGGACAGTTAATTGGTAAAGGGCGATCGGAACGCCCAAACACTCGCACACGCCGGCGCGTTCCAATCGTCCCCAACGCGGCAACGCGATGAACTGTGGCTGAGCGGTCGCCGTGCGTTCACCCAAGCAAGCGATACCCACAGCACACGACGGGTTGGCTTGCCATTCTGGCGGAACGGCAGCGTGGTGATTAAAAAGGCCGGCTGCCGCTATCGGCGTCATGGCTGGTGCATACCACCAGCGGTGGACGAAAAAAGCCGTCGCTCCAGCAGAGAGCAACGCGGTCAACATGACCGATGCCACTAAGGCTCTACGCCACCAACGGTTAGCGCGCAATGTGCGGAGCCAGAGCGTTACAGGGTCGGTGCGATGGAGGCGGCGCTGTAGCGCGCTGAGTTGGCGGTAGTAGGCACGACAGGACGCGCAACCACGCAGATGCTCCCACACAGCGCGCTGCTCGGAGAACGGCAACTCACCGTCCACCAGTGCACTGAGGCTCTCCCGCCATTGGGCGCACCCTTTTTCTAGTTGGTCCATGCACATCCCTGGCGCTATACCCAGCGCCGCTTGCGCGCGTAATCCCACAGCAGGCGCCGCAGCATCTCCCGTCCCCGAAAGAGGCGCGAACGCACGGTGCCGATAGGGACTCGCAACCGTTGCGCCGCTTCGGCGTAAGAGAGCCCCTCCAGATCGCAGAGGGCGACGACCTCCCGAAACACCTCGGGCAACTGCTCCAAGGCGCGTTGCACTTCTTCGTCCATCACACGCGCCAACACTGCCTCTTCGGGGGAGACGCACCCGTCGTCCACTAAAAGGTCCGTCTCGTCGTCGTCAATGTCCAGTTCTTCCAACAACCCTTCCAAAGAGACGGTCGGAACGGAACGCTGCTGGTGACGGTAATGGCTAATGAACAGGTTGACGAGGATGCGCATCAGCCATGCCCGCAGGTTCGTCCCCCGGCGAAAGCGCGAAAACCCTTGAAAGGCGTGCAACAGGGTTTCCTGCACCAAATCTTCGGCAGTGTCGGGCGAGTGGGTGAGACGCAAAGCGACGCGGCGCAATTCGTCCCGCAACGGCAGCACCGCTGCCTCAAACTCCGCAACGGGGTCAGCCTTCGGCGCTTGCCATGATGCCAAATGAGGGCGCGCCATACAAATCACCTACCCGATGAAAAGGCAAACGCCTTTTGCGACGGCATCACGACCCATCCAAAGATTGGCACCGCCACCTCGCCAGCGCAACAGGCTTCATCACGCCCCGTTGCCGACCGATACAGCAGTGCATGAGATGCCGGTTAACTGCGCAGGTGTGTTGAAAAGGGCAGCGATGATTTCCTCAATTGGCGGCTCCTCAATAGTCAAATCCCGCACTGGCACGGCTGCCAACAGTTCAGCGGCGACAGCGGAAGTCGCCTCGCGGGGCACCCGCAGGGTCACCCGTCGGTCATGGCACGCCACGACTTCGCCCCACCGCTCCAACACGGAAACCGGGACGCTATCGTCAAGGACGACTTGCAACACTTTCTTTTGTCCGTAACGATGCAACAAAGCCGTCAAATCGCCGTCGTAAATAAGCCGCCCGTGGTTGATCACCATGACCCGTTGGCAGAGCGCCAATACATCGTCCATGTAGTGGCTGGTCAAGAGCACGGTCGCCTGTCGGCGACGGTTGTATTCATGGACGAACCGACGGATTTGCGCTTGCGCCAGCACATCCAGACCCAGCGTCGGTTCGTCAAGGAACAACACCTGCGGGCGATGCAGCAACGCCGCCGCCAACTCGCACCGCATCCGTTCGCCCAACGAAAGTTGCCGCACCGGTTTAGACAACAACGGCGCTAAATCCAGCAACTCCACCAATTCGTCCAACGCATCGCGGAAATCGGCGTCCGAAAGGTCATAAATGGCTTTGTTCAGCAGGAAAGTTTCCATTGGGGGCAAATCCCAGACGAGTTGGGACCGTTGTCCCATCACGAGCGTAATACGGCGGAGAAAATCGGGGTGGCGCTGAAAGGGGTCGTAGCCGAGCACCCGCACCGTTCCCCCCGTCGGGCACAACAAGCCAGCCAACACCTTGAGCGTCGTTGTCTTCCCCGCACCGTTGGGTCCCAGAAAACCGACGACCTCACCCCGACCGATGGTGAAGGAGATGCCGTCTACGGCTTTCACGAGGCGATAGCGGCGCCGTAGAAGGCTTCTGAGCGCATTCCACAGTCCCGGTTCCCGTTCGTGCACGGTGTAATACTTACAAAGTTCCACCACTTGCACGCATACATCCATGCCGTCAACTCCTTTGAGGGCTCGGCAAGACCGAGCCTGCTCACGCGACGCTCCAACGGTGGTCGGTCACAGCTTGATGATGCCCTCTTCCTCCTCTTGGCTCTCAAACACCCGCTTGACGAGTGAAATCAATTCCAGCGGGCTGAAGGGTTTGGTGAGGTAAAGGTCAGCACCGTAGGTGTAGCCTTGCAGGACATCGCGGTCTTGTGCGCGCGCCGTCAACATGATGACGGGGATATGGTTCGTTTCAGGGTCGGACTTGAGCCGCTGGAGCGCTTCAAAACCGTCCATACGGGGCATCATCACATCCAACACGATCAAATCGGGCTTTTCGGCTTTGGCTTTCTCCAAGCACTCCACGCCGTCGTAGGCAGTCAGAACCTCGTAACCCTGCCGTTCCAAGTTGACTTGCACGAGGCGTACGATATGCCGTTCATCGTCTACGACCAAGACCCGCTTTTTTTGCCCAGCCGCAGGTTGTTGCACAGCAACTCACCTCTCCTAAGCGTTTAGACGGTCCCGGCAAAAACACAACCCCATTAAAACGCACTAAAACTTATAGCACCGCGCCGATGGCAGCGTCAAGGAAGGGCACACCTCGCTGCTTTGTTGAATTTTCCTTCCGGCAGCACTTCGGAGGGCGCGTCTCCCGACGCGCCGATTGCTCCCTTCAGCGGCTCAGAGAGCCGCCCTCCGAAGAGCCGCCCTCCGAACGAACCCCATTTTGCAACACGGCAACGCCTCGCTATAATCCAAGCGGTTCTGCACTTAGCCGACAGAACACGCCTTAAAGGAGGAGCTTGCATGCCAGTTTTGATCGTGGTCGGCGCCCAATGGGGTGATGAAGGCAAGGGGGCAATGGTAGACTCGTTGGCGCGCGACGCGGACATCGTGGTGCGGTTCCAAGGCGGCGCCAACGCCGGACACACCGTCATCTATGGCGGTGAGCCGTTGGCGCTTCACCTGTTGCCCGCAGGAATCACGCACCCCCATACTGTTTGCGTGCTGGGCAACGGGGTCGTCCTTGACCTGCACGCTCTGCTGGACGAGATCGCCGCAGTGCGCCAGCGGGGTATCGCTGTTGACCCTGAACGGTTAAAAATTAGCGACCGCGCCCATCTCACGCTGCCTTACCATCGCCTCCTAGACGCTGCCCGCGAACGCGCCGGCTCCACATTGCGTTTGGGGACGACGCGGCGTGGGGTCGGTCCGACATATGTGGACAAAGTGGACCGTGTCGGTTTGCGGGCTGGCGATTTGCGTCACCCCGACCGACTGCGCGAGAAACTGCTGATTAACTTTGAGCACAAACGGGCGTTTTTCAACGCGCTGCCATCCGACGAACGCCCCGATGTGGATGCCATCCTTGACGAACTGTTGCGCTACGCTGAACTGTTACACCCTTACATCGCCGACACAGTGACTTGGCTCAACGCGCAAATTGCGGCGGGCAAACGCCTTCTGCTGGAAGGCGCCCAAGGCACGGGGTTGGATGTGGACTTTGGCACTTACCCGTTCGTGACCTCGTCCAACACGACCGCAGGAGGCGCTTGCACGGGGAGCGGCATTCCGCCGACGAAAATTTCTGCCGTTTTGGGCATCGCCAAAGCCTACACGACGCGCGTCGGAGACGGTCCGTTCCCCACGGAACTTCCCGAACAGGAGCAAACAGCCCTGCGCGAAAAGGGGCGCGAATACGGCGCCACGACAGGTCGCCCCCGCCGCTGCGGGTGGTTTGATGCCGTGTTAGCCCGTTACGCCGCTCAAGTGAACGGTTTCACTGCTTTGGCGGTCACCAAACTGGATGTGTTATCTGGCTTCCCTGAGGTCAAACTGAGCGTTGCCTACCGATGGCGCAACGAAGTGCTGACCGCTTTTCCTGCCGAGGTTTGTGTCTTGAATGAGGTGGAACCCGTTTATGAGACTTTGCCCGGTTGGGACGAGCCGCTGAACGGATTGCGCTCGTGGAAGCAACTGCCCGCTAACGCCCGTCGCTTCCTTGACCGTGTCAGCGAACTCACCCAAACGCCCATCGCATTTGTCTCCGTCGGTCCTGAACGGGACGCCGTGCTCTTCGCCCCGGATGCGCCGACACTGTGGTGACGCGTAACTATGAGGACGCCGCTTCGGTAAAATGCGGCTGATTTCGCAGGGCATGCAACCCTTGCGCGCTGTAAGGTTTACTTTTGCCCGAGCCCTTAGAGGGCGGGAGGTGACGCGCAATGCCTGCGGTGTTGCCCA
This sequence is a window from bacterium HR17. Protein-coding genes within it:
- the rgtE gene encoding Dodecaprenyl-phosphate galacturonate synthase; the encoded protein is MLDKRLSIILPAYNERGNLAPLLREIADVAAKLPSPTEVIVVDDGSTDGSPLEVEQVAPAVTPPLDDLLLVRLKGNCGQTMATTVGILHASGDVIVLMDADRQNDPADIPKLLGKLSEGFDVVSGWRRDRKDPLTKTLPSRFANALLAWATGVPVHDLGCSLRAYRAWVLQSLAREGLHHRYMPIYCAAKGARIAEVVVHHRPRTVGQSKYGLKRVFAVLKDLPLLVFLARYGQQPFAGMVAYGTTVAALTLVGIVASAWTKAMWLTATVAAMALGAVFCGLGIATEYALRLSGKRAEIARHAVAETKRFRALAPSSPTNAP
- the sigR gene encoding ECF RNA polymerase sigma factor SigR; the encoded protein is MARPHLASWQAPKADPVAEFEAAVLPLRDELRRVALRLTHSPDTAEDLVQETLLHAFQGFSRFRRGTNLRAWLMRILVNLFISHYRHQQRSVPTVSLEGLLEELDIDDDETDLLVDDGCVSPEEAVLARVMDEEVQRALEQLPEVFREVVALCDLEGLSYAEAAQRLRVPIGTVRSRLFRGREMLRRLLWDYARKRRWV
- the natA gene encoding ABC transporter ATP-binding protein NatA → MDVCVQVVELCKYYTVHEREPGLWNALRSLLRRRYRLVKAVDGISFTIGRGEVVGFLGPNGAGKTTTLKVLAGLLCPTGGTVRVLGYDPFQRHPDFLRRITLVMGQRSQLVWDLPPMETFLLNKAIYDLSDADFRDALDELVELLDLAPLLSKPVRQLSLGERMRCELAAALLHRPQVLFLDEPTLGLDVLAQAQIRRFVHEYNRRRQATVLLTSHYMDDVLALCQRVMVINHGRLIYDGDLTALLHRYGQKKVLQVVLDDSVPVSVLERWGEVVACHDRRVTLRVPREATSAVAAELLAAVPVRDLTIEEPPIEEIIAALFNTPAQLTGISCTAVSVGNGA
- the purA gene encoding Adenylosuccinate synthetase; the protein is MPVLIVVGAQWGDEGKGAMVDSLARDADIVVRFQGGANAGHTVIYGGEPLALHLLPAGITHPHTVCVLGNGVVLDLHALLDEIAAVRQRGIAVDPERLKISDRAHLTLPYHRLLDAARERAGSTLRLGTTRRGVGPTYVDKVDRVGLRAGDLRHPDRLREKLLINFEHKRAFFNALPSDERPDVDAILDELLRYAELLHPYIADTVTWLNAQIAAGKRLLLEGAQGTGLDVDFGTYPFVTSSNTTAGGACTGSGIPPTKISAVLGIAKAYTTRVGDGPFPTELPEQEQTALREKGREYGATTGRPRRCGWFDAVLARYAAQVNGFTALAVTKLDVLSGFPEVKLSVAYRWRNEVLTAFPAEVCVLNEVEPVYETLPGWDEPLNGLRSWKQLPANARRFLDRVSELTQTPIAFVSVGPERDAVLFAPDAPTLW
- the ubiA gene encoding 4-hydroxybenzoate octaprenyltransferase, which gives rise to MQRIRTYLAFVRFEHTVFALPFALTSAWVCAGGVPPLRQLFWIVVAAVGARSAAMGFNRIADLEFDRLNPRTRNRELPTGKLTLRQAWAFVLAAAVVFIFAAYQLNRLAFWLSFPTLAWLFGYSYAKRFTDWSHVWLGSALGIAPVGAWIALKGAIELPPLLLMLAVTCWVAGFDIIYATLDETFDRQVGLHSLVVRLGAQKALWGARLLHAVFLTALAAFGKVVGLGAIFWTAWLFTVAFIAYEHTIAEPGNPQKVNTAFFTVNGVVSVLLFVSTALDLAVR
- the phoP_1 gene encoding Alkaline phosphatase synthesis transcriptional regulatory protein PhoP, which gives rise to MQQPAAGQKKRVLVVDDERHIVRLVQVNLERQGYEVLTAYDGVECLEKAKAEKPDLIVLDVMMPRMDGFEALQRLKSDPETNHIPVIMLTARAQDRDVLQGYTYGADLYLTKPFSPLELISLVKRVFESQEEEEGIIKL